The following nucleotide sequence is from Deltaproteobacteria bacterium.
CGCAGAATCGGCAGGCGATGCACTCTTTTCTGCGGGCAAGAACGGGAACGGCCTTTTTATTGTCGGTTTCCAAGGTATACCTCAACTGCAGGCATGCCGTGGGACAGGCATCCATGCACATGTTGCAGGACATGCAGCGAAATTCGTCAATGAGGGGTTTGGGCCAATTTTTCCTGATGCGGATGCGCTCGATGACCGACCCGTTTTCATCCAGCACCGCCGACTGCGGGCAAATTCTTCCGCAGGCGCCGCAGGCAATGCAGCGTTCCGCATCGATCTTGTGATCCTTTCCCTTTTCACCCAGAATGGCATCCACCGGGCATATTTTCTTGCAGACACTGCAACCGATGCACTTTTCGGTTATCTTGAACGGCATGTTGGTATTTGGCAAAATATCGTCCCGCGATGCTACAGTTCCAGGCGCTTTATAAGGGCTTCGGTGGGATGGCCGGTTTCCGGGTCCCACTCCAAAGCGTCCCAATAGTCACGGATCATCCGCTCCACCGGCACGGCTCTACCCTTGTTGGCGCCGGCCGAAAGGGGGGGGCGTCCCAACGCCCGATCCGTCATTTTTATTTTCCCCGGCTCGATCCCCTGTTTGAGATTGAACATCTGCTTCAGCGTCTGAATACGTGCACCGGTCACCATGTAATCATCCGGTGAATACCCCCAGCCGGTGGCGGCCTCCAGCCATTTGAACAGGGGGAAGGTTTCGAGCCCGAAAAGGGCGCCATACATGCAGGCGCCCGAACCGTTGATGATATTCATGTATTTGCTGCACGCTGCCGCCGCCACCGCTTTTTCCCTGTCCGGAACGTATTTGCTCCGCTTGAGGTAGATCAGGTCCGGTTCGGGAAGGCGGGATACCTGCTCCCACAACCTGAAAAGCTCGTAGTAGAGCTGCGATCCGATGGTGTGCCTTCCCGGGGTTGCCTCCACGCTGTTGTGCAGTGCAAACCCGGGATCGAAACGGCCGTCATGCATGGCCAACTCCTGGCCGCCCGCGTGAATGGCGAACGTCCCGGACCCCCTGCCGATCTTTTGCGAAGCCATTTTGACGCCATCGGCCAAAAGATCACCGATGCCGTCCCGGGCAATCATCTTGTCGACCAGCGCTTCGATGGCCGCACGGTTGCCCCAGGTAAGAGCAAGCCCGTCGGTATCCCCGGTGGTCAGGATCCCCTTTTCAAAACACTCGATGGCAAAGGCCACGGTCCCACCGGCGGAAATGGTGTCCATGCCCGCCCGGTTGAGCTTCTCGTTCAGGCGGAAAATGCTTTCCGAATCGTCGTTCATACACAATCCGCCCAGGGCCATAACGGTTTCATATTCGGGCTTGTGGGTCTCTCCCTGAATCCCCGACCGCAGGCAGAGGCCGCCGCACCCCAGTGGGCATGAGTAGCAATGATACCTCACGACGACGCAGTCGGAAAACACATCGGGGTTCAGCTTTGCCGAGTGTTCCCGGGGAAAATCCTCGTTGCTGCCCTTCCAGTTCTTTATGGGCGTATCGCCGAGTTCAATCAGAATCTGGTTGAGGCTGGCCGTGCCCCACTTCTGGAGCATGCGTTTGTAAACCGTGTTGAAATAAAGGGCTTCCGCGGAGGGTTGAGCGGGCAGTGCCCGTAAAAAAGCACCCAGGTAGGAAAGCACATTTGCCGGAGGAAAGGGCGGCATGAATTGAATGCTGTCATTGCACGCCTTGCTCAGGCGTTTGATTTCGGCCTTGTTGTTGGATGAAATCCGCTGAACGCCATCCAGGACGACGGCTTTCAGACGCTTGGACCCCATGACGGCACCCAGCCCGGAACGGGCGGCCATTCTGCCGCCGTCGTTGGCAATGCCGGAAATCAGGGACAGGTTCTCCCCGGCCGGACCGATGCAGGCAATGCGCGGGTTGTTGCACCCGGCTTTCGCTTTCAGGAACCGTTCGGTTTCCTTGGTGTCCTTTCCCCACAACGCTTTTGCATCGCGGAGTTCGGCTTTTTCACCGTGGATGCAAAGGTAAACCGGATGACGGCTTATTCCCGAAAAGAAAATGCCGTCGTACCCGCACCGTTTGATGGCCGGTGAAAAGTTGCCGCCGCAGTTGGCATCTCCCCATGTCCCGGTCAGGGGAGATTTCCCCGCCGCCATCCACCGCCCGGTGAACAGGCTGCCCGTGCCCGTCAGGAGTCCGGAAACGAAACAGAGTACGTTTTCCGGCCCTAACGGATCGGCAGCCTTCGGGATCGCATCGTACAGGATGCGAACAGCCATACCCGAACCGGAAAGATACTTTCGGTAAAGCGATACGGCAATTTCTCTCTCCTCGAGAAGGCCCCTGTCCAGGTCCACCCAGAGAATTTTACCCATACACCCGTTGTTGGCTGTCTTCATTTGGCCTCAACCTAATCTGAACCTGGGTTCAAGCTACAATATGGCCAATCCCGTTGTCAAACCCAAGACCGTCCCCTGCAGAAGAAAAAAAAACTTGACAACCGCCGTATTTCAATTATTGTTCGTACCATGAACCTTCTAGGCGGAAACATACCGGAACGCCAGCTTGACCAGTTTCAGAATTTGATTACCAAACTGTATCAATGCTGCCAGGACCGCATGCGCTACCAGAGTGAGCGATTCAGCCTGCCGGAGGCCGAAATGCGCTGCCTGCTTCTGTTCGGGGACGAAAAGTATTTAACGCCCAAAGGCCTGGCCGGCAAACTGAATCTGGTCAAGAGCCGCATTTCGAAATTGATTTCCGGTCTGAACAAAAAAGGGCTGATCCAACGCGTCACCGATCCGGTGGACTCCAGAACCACGCTGTTGTGCCTGACCGCCGCAGGTCATAAAAAACTAAATGAAATCAAAAAGTTCTTAAATGACACGCACGAAGAAGTTCTCAGACAGATGGAACCGGAGCAACGCAATACCATGATGACCAACCTCGAGCTGCTGAAGGCATCCATGGAATCGATCAAGGAATTGATGGTATAGAACAAAATCAACAGGTTACCATCGCGACAATCTCGCGCAAATGGTTCACATAGAGCTCATATCATCATATTAATTTGCACAACCACTTAATTTTATATCCATATTATAGTTCATAGTAGCGGTTATCTAAGGAGGCATTATGTCAACAGTCGAAGAACAAGTCGCAAATCTTAAAGCACAGCTGGATGCTATGAGCGCCAAAGCCACTGCCAACAAACTGTCCATGATCGTTTTCAGCGGCGATCTGGACAAGGCCCTGGCTGCATTCATTATCGCCACCGGCGCCACCGCCATGGGCATGGATGCGGTCATGTTTTTCACCTTCTGGGGAACGCCGATACTGCGTGCCGGCAACAAAAACGTGGGCGGAAAAGACATGATGGGAACCATGTTCGGAAATATGCTGCCCAAAGGCGCCGAAAAAGTCAAACTGTCCAAAATGAACATGGGCGGCATGGGTACTGCCATGATGAAATCCCTGATGAAGAAAAAAAACGTGGCCTCCTTACCGGAAATGATCGCGCTTGCCCAGGAACTGGGCGTTAAAATTTACGTGTGCGAAATGTCCATGGACCTCATGGGGTTCAAACGTGAGGAGATGATCGACTATGAGGGCCTTGAATTCGCCGGAGTGGCCACCTTCCTTGCGGAGGCACAGGACAGTAAAGTGCAGCTGTTCATCTAGCCGGGGGGGGCTGACCGTCGTTAACACGACCGCCGGCCTGAAATTCGCAGCCAACACACCGGGGCCGATTTAATCGGTTCAGGGTTTGAAAAAAAGTTTTGCAACCGCATCAAAAAGGAGGAATTATCATGAGCGACGACATCAGTGTAGAAAAGCAAATGGACCTGAGCGGCCTGGCATGCCCCATGCCGGTGGTCAAGGTCAGCAAAGGCATTAAGGAAATCGAGGTGGGCCAGGTGCTCGAGGCTGTCACGACCGATCCCGGTTCTCTCACCGATTTTCCAGCCTGGGCGCGCACCAGCGGAAACGAAATCCTTAAAACCGATCAAGACGGTGACACCATTAAATTCTATATCCAGAGAAAATCCTAAACGGCACCATCAACATTTGAATTCACCCGGAACCCATGCGTTACGGTAGGCGTCGCATCCCTGGGAGGGGTGCACACCGCCCCGTCACGAAGCCCGGGTGAATTCAAAAGTAAACGGAGGTTGTTTTGCAATCCCTGTATTATTTCATTCTGGTCCCCATGGTATATGTTGCCGCTGCCGTATTCGTTGTCGGTACAGCAGCCAGATTAATTAAAATTTTCACCGCGCCCGCGCATCCCACGACGCTGCAGATCTATCCGACTCCGAAAGGAAAGTTTCTGACGCTGCTCAGCGATATTTTTCTTTTCCCCACCGTGCGCAGGCACAAACCCCTATTATGGGTATTTCTGATCGTCTTTCACATCGGTCTGATCCTGCTGTTCATCGGCCACCTGGAACTGATCTGGGACGTGAGCGTTTTCCAGATCATACCCCATGAACCGTTTCTGGGAAAGGGATACCTGGGGCTCATTTTGGCCGTCTGCCTGCTCTATTTTCTCTTTCGAAGATTTATTTCGCCGGTCAAAGAGCTCTCGGTGCCCGAAGACTACTATCTGCTCATCCTGCTGTTTCTTATTGTCATCTTCGGCAGTGAAATGGATTGGGCCCGGCGGATCTATTTCTACGAGGAGATGACCGTCGACGATTACCGCGTTTATTTGTCAAGCCTGCTGGCCCTCAGGCCGGAACTTCCCGATGGGATCATTTTTTCAGGCCACTCTTTCATGCTGGTGCTGCACGTTTTCATAGCCAACCTGTTCCTTATTTTCTTTCCCTTCAGCCAAAGCATGCATTCGTTCCTTTCGATTCCCATCAACAAATTGAGAAGAGGTTAGCCATGGACCAGGATACCCGAAATGAACTTCTAAAACTTTTCAAAAGTAAACTCAACCAAGCCATGCGGCTTTACCTGGAAACCTGCACCCGCTGCGGTGTCTGCGTCGAAGCCTGTCATGTTTACGCGTCGACGGGCCAGGTCAAGCATATCGCCGCCTATCGCGGTGAAATCATCAGAAGGCTCTATAAAAAATACTTCAAAACACGGGGCAAGATCTGGCCTTCGGTGGGTGAAGCCAGCGAGCTGAGCGACAGGGCCATAGAACCCCTCTTCGAAGCGGCTTACTCCTGCACCGGTTGCCGGCGCTGCATGGTCTACTGTCCCTTCGGCATCGATACCCAAATGCTGATGTCCATCGCCAAGCTGCTGCTCATCGGTGCCAGCGCAGAGCCCGAAATTCTGACGATGCTGGCCGACACGTCCGTGGAAAAAGGCAAATCCCTCGAATTTTTCAAGGAGGGCTTTTTAAAGGGCGTTAAAAACCTGGAAAATGAAGTCGTCAAAAAATGGAAAATCGAGGCGGGCGAAACCGCCATTCCCGTGGATGTGGAAGGCGCCGACCTGCTCTATGTGGCCCTGGCAGGGGCTCACTCCATCATACCGGCGGCGGCCGTTTTCAATGCCGCCGGCGAAAACTGGACCTTGAGCTTTTTTGAGGCTGTCAATTTCGGGGCCTTCGTGGGAGACCCCACCAAAACGAAACTGATTCTCGACCGCATCATCAATGAGGCGCTGCGCCTCAAGGTGAAAGAGGTCTGTATCTGCGAATGCGGCACCGCCTTCCGGGTAATGAAACAGCTCTCCGGGCCCCAGCCGTTCAAAGTCACATCCATTACGGAGGTGCATGCCCGCTACCTTCGTGAAAACAGGATCAAGCTTGACAAATCGCGGTTCAAAGAAGCGGTTACCTATCACGATCCCTGTCAGATCGCCCGCAACGGCGGCGTGATCGACGAACCCCGCTTCATTCTGCAACACCTCACGGATGATTTCCGTGAAATGTCACCCGAACCGAAATATAACTGGTGCTGCGGCGGGGGCGGCGGGCTTGTGGCCCTGGGGGATGAAACCATCGACTTCAGGATGAAATCGTCGAAGGTCAAAGCCGAACAGGTGCAGAAAACCGGAGCCGGCATCCTGACCACCGCCTGTGAAAACTGCCATACCCAACTGGACAATCTCAACGATCACTACAAGCTGGGCGTGGAGGTCAGATTTCTATCGTCCATGGTCGCCGATGCCCTCGTTCAAGAACAATAATAATTTAGGAGGAATTTGATGCAAAAACGTTTTATTTTAACCATTATCTTAGCCCTGTGTCTGGTGCCGCCGGCAATGGCCACCAACGGCAGCAACCTCATTGGGGTCGGCCCCATGTCCAGGTCCATGGGAGGGGTCGGTGTCGCCGCTCCCCAGGACGCCATCGGCGCTATTTTTGCCAACCCTGCAGCCATCTGCTTCGGGCCGTTCTGCCCGGGTGCGGAAGCCGACTTTGCCGGCACCTATTTCAGCCCCAGCGTCGACGGAAAAGCCAAGGTTACGGTTCCGACGGGGAATCCGAGCCAACCCTATACGCAGGTGAAAGGCAGCGATACCAGCGAGATGGATCCTTCGGTCGTTCCCGCCATCGGCATCTCCACGCCCCTCTCACCGAAGTGGCGCTTCGGTGTCGGCGCTTACGGTGTCTCGGGCATGGGGGTAAGCTACAAGGAATCCGATCTGCCTCTGCCCGGCAACATCTACACCAAACTGGAAGTGATGAACTTCGCACCCAACCTGGCCTACCTGATCAACCCGAATTTCAGCGTGGGTGCCAACGCGATTGTCAGCTATCAGAACCTGGACCTCGGTTACGGTGCCGATCACGGCTACAGTATGGGCTTTCAGCTGGGCGGGTTGTACAAGCTGGGAATCATCAACCTGGGTGCGTCATACACCTACCACCAAGGCGTCACCCACAACAAGGTCGCCTATCTTGACGATTACGACGCCTCCGGCAATCTGACCGCTGATGCCACCCTAGACGATCTCGAACTGCAATCCCCCCAGGTCGTCGCCCTGGGCGTCGCCCTGGAGCCCGGATCCTCCTGGCTGGTCGAAGTGAACACGCGCTGGATCAACTGGTCGAACGCCAACGGCTACAAAGATTTCGATTGGGAAGACCAGTGGGTCTTCGCCCTGGGCGCCCAGTACAAACTCACGGACGCCTTCTCTTTACGGGCGGGCTACAACTACGCCAAAAACCCCGTCAAAGAGCACGACGGTTTCAATCCCATGGGCAGCACCGACGTACAAGGTCACGACGTCGGCAACGTCAACTACGAAGCCCTGCGCATTCTCGGATTCCCGGCCGTGGTCGAACATCACATCACCCTGGGGGCGGGATACAAGTTCAGCACCACTATAGCGCTCAATCTGGCCTACGTGCATGCCCTCGAGAATACCACCAAGGAATCCTCCGCGGGTGACGCCTTCAGCTTCGAGTCTTCACTCAAGGAGGATACCGTTACCCTGGGCCTGACATGGTTCTTTTAACGCTGGGCTCAATCGTATTGAGTCATTTCAACCTGGATTGAGGTTTAATTTACCAACCGATTATTGATTCGAAAGCAAGCAAGGAATGAACCGGGGAATGTGCTGGCCGCATTCCCCGGCCGTCTTTTTAATTGACTAACTCCTGCAGTTTCATTAAGTTTTGAACCTGTGAACAGTTGAGTTTGGTATTTGTTTAGAATTTGGGATTTTTTTATCCGGTCCAGATGTACCTGAAACCAACTGCTTTCACAAACATGATGGGATTTGGTCAAATTGGTACTAAAAAGGAGGCTTCACCCATGGAAGTGCAATCGTTTACAGCGCAGGAGTTATTTTCATGGCTTATCGCCAAGGAAGACTTTCTGCTCGTGGATGTTCGTAATGACGAAGAGTTCGGCCGGTTCAAGGTGGAGGGTCCCTATCCCTTCGACATGGTGAACGTACCGTACATGGAGTTCATCGAACACGAAGAGGAAAGCGTTGCCAAAGTGCCCCGCGGTAAAAAGGTGCGGATTGTCTGCGCCAAGGAAGGCTCATCCAAATACGTTGCCGAAATCCTGGTCAATCACGGTTTCGACGATGTGGCCCACATGCTGGTCGGCATCAAAGCCTGGGGAAACCTGCTCGCTCCCGTACGCGTCGCCGGCGGCGCCGATTATGAGCTGCATCAGTTCCGGCGACCGGGCAAGGCCTCCTGCAGCTACGGCCTCGTCTGCGGCGAGGAGATGATGGTGTTTGACCCGGCCAAAAATATTGCGGCCTACACCGAATTTGCCGCCGAAAAGGGCTGTAACATCACAAAAACCTTCGAAACCCACCGCCAGGCCGATTACATTTCCGGCAGCATGGGGCTGAACAAATCCCTGGGCGTCGAGATCGTCGCGCCCGACGAGGATTTTCACCCGGCCACGTTCGCTTACACGCCCGCCGGAGACGGAACCGTTTTCAGGTTCGGCAACGGGGGGCCGGAAGTCAAGTCGATCCACACACCCGGCCACACCCCGGGCAGCACCTGCTATCTGATCGATGACCGCTACATGATAACCGGCGACACGGTCTTCATCTACTCCATCGGGCGCCCGGACCTGGGGGGCATGGCCAAGGAGTGGTCCCAGATGCTGTTCGACACCCTGCAGCAGAAAATCCTTCAGTGGGACCGTGCGACACTGATGCTTCCAGGCCACTACATGGACTGGAAGGAAGCCAATCAGGACCTTGTTTTCACGAGGTCGCTCGAACAAATCAAAGAAATCAACGCTGACATCTACAACATTGCCGACGCAGACACCTTTTACGGCTTTATCGAGGCCAACATGCGCAAGCAGCCCGACGAATATGCCAAAATTCGTGAAATCAACGCGGGTCTGGTAACGGTAGATGATGAAAATGCCGATATCATGGACCTGGGAAAAAACGAGTGCGCCGCCAGCAAGATGGCCAACAAATAACATTTTCAAAACCAGCGTGAGGCGTAATGAAACCGGGGCGCTGCCCCGGCTCCATTGCGCCTTTGTTGTTGACAAATACTTTTTTACTTTATATGTATCGTCTTTTATATCTGGGTCGATCGAAAGTCTGCAGAGCAGACAAATTCAATAAAACCACTTGGAAAGGAGAAAAAAGCAAATGGCAAATTTGATTCCACCTCATGGCGGAAAGGGTTTAACCTGCTGCCTTCTCGAAGGCGCGGAACTAGATGCGGAAAAGAAGAAGGCTGAGGGCCTGAAAAAGGTCGAGATTTCAGCGCGGGCCAAAGGCGACCTCATCATGATGGGTATCGGCGGATTCAGCCCGCTGACCGGATTCATGACCAAGGCAGACTGGAAGGGTGTCTGCGAAAATTTTCTGATGGCCGACGGTACCTTCTGGCCGATCCCGGTTACCCTCGACGCGAGCAAGGAAGATGCCGACGCTATCAGTGAAGGCGATGAAATCGCCCTGTACGATCCCGAAGGCGACGAGATCATGGCCACCATGCAGGTCACCGAAAAGTTCGAGATGACCGAGGCCGACAAAACCTTTGAGTGCGAAAAAGTCTATATGGGCGAAGGTACCCCGACCCCCGAGGAATTCTGGAAAATCGCCAAAGACGATCACCCCGGCGTCCAGATGGTCATGAACCAGAAAGCGTTCAATCTGGCCGGCCCCGTCAAGGTGCTCAGCGAAGCCGAATACCCCACCAAATACGCCGGTGTCTATGCCCGCCCGGCAGAATCCCGCAAGATGTTCGAAGAAAGGGGCTGGAGCGAAGTTGCCGCCCTGCAGCTGAGAAACCCCATGCACCGCTCCCACGAATACCTGTGCAAAATTGCCGTCGAGGTGTGTGACGGCGTCTACATCCACTCTCTGGTGGGTAACTTGAAACCAGGCGACATCCCCGCCGAGGTCCGCGTAAAATGCATCGATACACTGGTGAAGAACTACTTTGTGGAGCAAAACGTGATCCAGGGCGGATATCCCCTGGATATGCGCTACGCCGGTCCGCGTGAAGGCCTGCTGCACGCCACCTTCCGTCAAAACTACGGATGCTCCAAGATGATCATCGGCCGTGACCACGCCGGCGTGGGTGACTTCTACGGCATGTTCGAAGCCCAGACCATCTTCGACAAGATTCCGACCCCCGAGGGCGAGGGCAAGGCGCTGCTCTGCCAGCCGCTGAAGATCGACTGGACGTTCTACTGCTACAAATGCGACGGCATGGCCTCCCTGAGAACCTGCCCGCATGCAAAGGAAGACCGCGTTCTGCTTTCCGGCACCATGCTGAGGAAGATGCTTTCCGAAGGTGGAGATCTGCCGGATCACTTCGGCCGCGACGAAGTTGTCGCCATCCTGCGTGACTACTATGAAGGCCTCACCGAAAAGGTCGAAATCAAGACCCACAAGGCCGCTACCGGCGACTAAAAATAATTTCGCCACGGGGCGGAATTATGGAACGCGGCTTCGCCGCTTAAAAAACAAAAAGGGTGTGACGAAACGTCACACCCTTTTTCTGTTATTGCTCCAACGTTGCCTGTGCAATTTCCTGATCCATCGCCACAACCATGCTGGGCAACGTATCATGCGACTCCGGTTTGTACGTCATCATCAGGTCTTCAGGATTGCCGGCCTCAACGCCCTCAGTCTCAGTGAAATATGCGATAACCCTCTTGACGCGGGATAACGCTCGGCGACTCTCGGGTTGCGGATAGCGCCATACGCTTTTGCTACCGCTAAAAAAATCTCTATGAAAATTGTTTTTTCAAAACCGCATTTTAACCACAAGTAATTTTAAACCACAAACAGGGGTCGGCAAGGTTGCCGAACCCTGTTTGTGGTTTTACCATCACTACTTCGGCGAAGCCGCTACCGCCGGAAATGACATTGCCCGTGCAATTTTATTTCCTGCCGATGTACTCGTTATACGCCATGGCTGCCGTCCGGTAGACCAGGTGGGCCAGTTTTGAATAGGCAATGAAGAAAAACAAGCTCCACACGAACATCAGGTGGACATAGTACAAGAAGTAGGTGACGCCGGCCATGCCCGCCAGGCGGGTCATTTCGGAAAGAAGCCCGGTGACCCCCAGCGACAGGGCCCATATAACCAGCCACCAGTCTTTGTAGGCTGAAACCTGATCTTTTTTGGCCAGCCGCTGCTTGATCATCAGCACACTGCCGATGACCAACGAAACGCCGGCAATGTTCCCCAGCCACTTAACCGGGTTGAGCTGTGAATAGGGGCCGTGGATCTGAAACACATACAGGACCACGAAGAAGATGCTGGTGACGATGAAAAGGCCGATGAAGCCGAACAGCACCATCATGTGGGCCGTGGCCCGATCCTTGTTCTCCCCGCATTCGTTGAATTTGTCATGCTTCAGGATCGGCAGGATAATGCGTATCAGCCCCTGGATCATGCCCATGGGATCGATTTTCTTGATGTCGGTCTTGCCGTCCGCCAGGGCGTTCTGGTGCATATCGTTCAAGAACCGTTTCAGGCCGATGGCAAAAGTGGCCACCGTCCAGATCGCCGCCGGAATCATCATGATGTCCACCAGCCAGGTGGAGAAGAAATGGGCATGCGCGATTTTGTCACCTTCGGGCGTAAAGTCCAGCAGACCCGTGATGAGGCCCACCACCAGAAAAAGAACCGCCGGAATGCCCAGAACGATGGGCAGCTTCTTGGGGTCGTTGATCAGCTTGCCGATGGCCTTGACCGGTCCGTACTCGGTAACCGCGTAGGCCCTGATAGCCGCCAGCACGTCGCCGGGTTTGGCGCCACGGGGGCACAGGGTGGAGCAGTCGCCGCAATTATGGCACAGCCAGACATCGCCGTTGCCCACCAGTTTGTCCTTCAAGCCCCATGAGGCGGCAATCATCTCTTTTCTCGGGAAAGGCTTGTTGTCGGGGGCGATCGGGCAGGCCACCGAACAGGTGGCACACTGAAAACACTTTTTCAGATCTCCCCCGCCAAGCCCTTTCACTTCGTTAATAAAGCCAATATCCGGCTCCACAACATATGCATCCGCCATCTGAATACCTCCTATATAAATTGACACAAAAACCGTTTTCCGATTTTTTCTTTAAAGTTGCCTTACCGTTGCATGTGTCCAAAACGGGCTTAGAATCCCTTGAAGGGGTTCGGTCCGAGATCTTCGACCATCTCCACGAATTCGTTCACCATCTGCGGAATCTTGTCATAATCGTCAATGGCCACCTGGAACTGGGTCACCCGTTCGTTTTCCAGAGCCAGGCTCTGCAGGGCGTCGCCGATTTTCTTCATGCGTATGTCGGCCAGCTCGCTACCCTTGACAAAATGGCACTGGTAGTCGTCGCCATGCTTGCAGCCCATGAGGAAAACACCGTCCATCCCCTGCGACAGGGCATCCTTGATCCAGATGACGTTGACCGATCCCAGGCAGCGCACCGGGATGAAACGCACGTCGGCCGAATAGGTCATACGGTTCAGGCCGGCGATGTCCAGGGCCGGGTAGGCGTCGTTTTCACACACCAGACCGAGGATGCGCAGGGGGGGATCGTCGTAATCGTCTTCCGAGGGAACGCCGATGGCCTTCACCATGGAACCGATGCTGTCGATGCTGTAGTCCGCGAACCCGATAATGCGTTCGGGACAGGCGCCCATGCAGGTGCCGCAGCGACGGCAACGCGTGGGATTGGGTTTGGGAGTCCCCTTTGCGTCGTCGTCCAGGGCGCCGAAAGGACACTCTTCCGTGCAGCGTTTGCACTGGGTGCAGCGTTGAAAGAAAAAGTCCGGAAAAGTCATGTCGCCGGAGCGCGGGTGTACGGACACGCCGCGGTTGACCGACTCGATGCACTGGATCGCTTTGAGGGCCGCACCGGAGGCGTCCTCGATGGACTCCTCCACGGACAGGGCCCTGCGAATCCCGCCGGCCGCATAGACGCCGGTGCGCTGGGTTTCATAGGGAAAGCAAATGAAGTTGGAATCCGCGTAATCATTGAAAAGCGCGTTGTCGCGGAAACCGGGGCCCTGCCGGTAGGCCAGGTTGATGACCGGGTCGTCCTTGGTTACCGGGACCATGCCGGTACCCAAAACCACCATGTCGGCCTTGACCCTGATCTTGTCGCCCAAGAGGGTGTTGTCCGC
It contains:
- a CDS encoding 4Fe-4S binding protein, which encodes MPNTNMPFKITEKCIGCSVCKKICPVDAILGEKGKDHKIDAERCIACGACGRICPQSAVLDENGSVIERIRIRKNWPKPLIDEFRCMSCNMCMDACPTACLQLRYTLETDNKKAVPVLARRKECIACRFC
- a CDS encoding aldehyde ferredoxin oxidoreductase family protein, whose product is MKTANNGCMGKILWVDLDRGLLEEREIAVSLYRKYLSGSGMAVRILYDAIPKAADPLGPENVLCFVSGLLTGTGSLFTGRWMAAGKSPLTGTWGDANCGGNFSPAIKRCGYDGIFFSGISRHPVYLCIHGEKAELRDAKALWGKDTKETERFLKAKAGCNNPRIACIGPAGENLSLISGIANDGGRMAARSGLGAVMGSKRLKAVVLDGVQRISSNNKAEIKRLSKACNDSIQFMPPFPPANVLSYLGAFLRALPAQPSAEALYFNTVYKRMLQKWGTASLNQILIELGDTPIKNWKGSNEDFPREHSAKLNPDVFSDCVVVRYHCYSCPLGCGGLCLRSGIQGETHKPEYETVMALGGLCMNDDSESIFRLNEKLNRAGMDTISAGGTVAFAIECFEKGILTTGDTDGLALTWGNRAAIEALVDKMIARDGIGDLLADGVKMASQKIGRGSGTFAIHAGGQELAMHDGRFDPGFALHNSVEATPGRHTIGSQLYYELFRLWEQVSRLPEPDLIYLKRSKYVPDREKAVAAAACSKYMNIINGSGACMYGALFGLETFPLFKWLEAATGWGYSPDDYMVTGARIQTLKQMFNLKQGIEPGKIKMTDRALGRPPLSAGANKGRAVPVERMIRDYWDALEWDPETGHPTEALIKRLEL
- a CDS encoding MarR family winged helix-turn-helix transcriptional regulator — encoded protein: MNLLGGNIPERQLDQFQNLITKLYQCCQDRMRYQSERFSLPEAEMRCLLLFGDEKYLTPKGLAGKLNLVKSRISKLISGLNKKGLIQRVTDPVDSRTTLLCLTAAGHKKLNEIKKFLNDTHEEVLRQMEPEQRNTMMTNLELLKASMESIKELMV
- a CDS encoding DsrE/DsrF/DrsH-like family protein, with amino-acid sequence MSTVEEQVANLKAQLDAMSAKATANKLSMIVFSGDLDKALAAFIIATGATAMGMDAVMFFTFWGTPILRAGNKNVGGKDMMGTMFGNMLPKGAEKVKLSKMNMGGMGTAMMKSLMKKKNVASLPEMIALAQELGVKIYVCEMSMDLMGFKREEMIDYEGLEFAGVATFLAEAQDSKVQLFI
- a CDS encoding sulfurtransferase TusA family protein, with amino-acid sequence MSDDISVEKQMDLSGLACPMPVVKVSKGIKEIEVGQVLEAVTTDPGSLTDFPAWARTSGNEILKTDQDGDTIKFYIQRKS
- a CDS encoding respiratory nitrate reductase subunit gamma, with the translated sequence MQSLYYFILVPMVYVAAAVFVVGTAARLIKIFTAPAHPTTLQIYPTPKGKFLTLLSDIFLFPTVRRHKPLLWVFLIVFHIGLILLFIGHLELIWDVSVFQIIPHEPFLGKGYLGLILAVCLLYFLFRRFISPVKELSVPEDYYLLILLFLIVIFGSEMDWARRIYFYEEMTVDDYRVYLSSLLALRPELPDGIIFSGHSFMLVLHVFIANLFLIFFPFSQSMHSFLSIPINKLRRG
- a CDS encoding (Fe-S)-binding protein — its product is MDQDTRNELLKLFKSKLNQAMRLYLETCTRCGVCVEACHVYASTGQVKHIAAYRGEIIRRLYKKYFKTRGKIWPSVGEASELSDRAIEPLFEAAYSCTGCRRCMVYCPFGIDTQMLMSIAKLLLIGASAEPEILTMLADTSVEKGKSLEFFKEGFLKGVKNLENEVVKKWKIEAGETAIPVDVEGADLLYVALAGAHSIIPAAAVFNAAGENWTLSFFEAVNFGAFVGDPTKTKLILDRIINEALRLKVKEVCICECGTAFRVMKQLSGPQPFKVTSITEVHARYLRENRIKLDKSRFKEAVTYHDPCQIARNGGVIDEPRFILQHLTDDFREMSPEPKYNWCCGGGGGLVALGDETIDFRMKSSKVKAEQVQKTGAGILTTACENCHTQLDNLNDHYKLGVEVRFLSSMVADALVQEQ
- a CDS encoding outer membrane protein transport protein, with product MQKRFILTIILALCLVPPAMATNGSNLIGVGPMSRSMGGVGVAAPQDAIGAIFANPAAICFGPFCPGAEADFAGTYFSPSVDGKAKVTVPTGNPSQPYTQVKGSDTSEMDPSVVPAIGISTPLSPKWRFGVGAYGVSGMGVSYKESDLPLPGNIYTKLEVMNFAPNLAYLINPNFSVGANAIVSYQNLDLGYGADHGYSMGFQLGGLYKLGIINLGASYTYHQGVTHNKVAYLDDYDASGNLTADATLDDLELQSPQVVALGVALEPGSSWLVEVNTRWINWSNANGYKDFDWEDQWVFALGAQYKLTDAFSLRAGYNYAKNPVKEHDGFNPMGSTDVQGHDVGNVNYEALRILGFPAVVEHHITLGAGYKFSTTIALNLAYVHALENTTKESSAGDAFSFESSLKEDTVTLGLTWFF